The following nucleotide sequence is from uncultured Draconibacterium sp..
GGCTCCGCCACCGGTGTGTGTTAACATCAGGTCGGGATTGTAGAGCCAGAAACAAATATCGAGGCAGTGGAAAGCCCGCATTCGGTTATCAAATAACGGTGGCTCCCATCCAAACCAGGCCATATAAACCGGAGCCTGCTGGTTACTTTTTGCAGTGGCTGTTTCAACTGCACCTTTCCGGTTACTGGCTACCAGCGTCATAATTTCGATTGGTTTGGCATCAGGAAATACATTCGCATAGGCATCGTAAACTTCCGGTGCTTTGTCGCCCAGACCTTCTCCAAAACCTACTCTTTCTTTTAACATTTCCTTTGCTTCTTTAGCAGTAATTTTCTCCATTTCAGGCATGGTACGTGACATTCCCCATTCATGAAAAGTACTGCAAATAATCATCGGGATATTGGATGAGACTCCATTTGCTTCGGAATAAAAAGTTCCTTTTGGAATATTTACACCATCGGCAACCGGACTAAATTCTCCCGGCATTATTCCATTTCCCCCCATTTCAACAGTAAGCCTCTGATTTGCTTTATTTGCCAACAAAATATAATCTTTCCATGGCATTTCCTGTAACTTGTCAATTTCCGATGATTTCAAACCTGCCTCTTTTAATATGAATTCACCTAATTTTTGAGAATAGGATTGATCCATTGCCTGTGTAATTGCCCCACTTAAAGAAACAGCCTTATGTACTAATCCTGCTGCTGCCGGCATAGCAGCAACTATACAAGCTTTATGCCCGCCTCCGGATTGTCCCATAATTGTTACATTTCCCGGGTCGCCACCAAAGTTGGCTATATTTTCTTGTACCCATTCCAAAGCAGCTACCATATCGAGAGCACCTACATTTCCTGAGTCTTTGTATTTTTCACCCCCAACGCCCGAAAGATCAGAAAATCCGATTGGGCCTAACCTGTGGTTAATAGAAACAAAAACCACATCACCTTTACGACTCAGGTTTTCGCCCATGTAGCCGTCCTGTTCAATTGCATTTCCAACGGTATATCCACCTCCGTGTAACCAAACCAAAACAGGCCTCTTATTTGTATCAATTGCCGGTGTCCATACATTTAATTTTAGGCAATCTTCGCTTACATCATCGTAATTCCAATGGTCGGTAAACGACGAATAAGCATTACCATAACGATTATTCGTATTTTGCGGAGCAGTGTTTCCCCACCAAACTGCAGGTTTTATATCGTTCCAAGGTTCCGGTTTTTGTGGTGGCATAAAACGGTTTTTACCTCCTGTATCTGCGCCATATGGAATGCCTCTAAACTGTGTTATACCACGAAGTATAAATCCTTTTACCTTGCCGTAAACCGTATCGGCAATGGCAATATCGTCGCCAATAAAAAGTATCTGCTCGTCGTCGTCAGCGGATGCCAATTCAGAAGGAGCTGCACATGAGGCAAGCGGAAGTGTTGTAGCCAATCCAAATCCGGCTGCTCCCGCTCCCATAGTTTGAAAAAAGTCTCGTCGATTAGTTTTCATCGTTATTAGTTTTAAAGTTTAGTTTACTTGAATAACAAAGGTGCCATTTCTTTTAAACAAACGCGCCAGGTGTCCCAATTGTGGCCGCCAACTTTTCCAAAATAAGTGTGCTCCATGTCCTTTTCATCAAGACCTTTTAACAAACGCTCTGCATTTTCCCAGGCCATATCACTTTCACCACAACCAACCCAGTACAATTTGTAACCGGCATTTTTAATTGGCGTTAATTCAGCTTCCGCATCACGTCCGGGGGTAAATCCCATACTTAAAACACCAATATAATCGAACAATTCAGGATGACGGGCAGTGGTATACAAGGTGTAAATGCCCCCCATCGAAAGTCCGGCGATTGCTCGTGCTTCTTTCTTTTTAATAACCTTATAGTGCGACTCGATATACGGAATAATATCCTCAACCAGGTCTTTTGTGTACGCGCCTCCCGAATGCAATTCTTCTGATTCCATACCCAGTGAAAAAATAGAAGGTCCCGGCAGCGGCTCCATTATATCAGGAGCTGCCAGACTATTGGGATCGGCGTTAGGCATTACAACGATCATCGGTTCAGCTTTTCTCTGAGCAATCAGGTTATCAAGTATCTGACATGCTCTCCCAAGTGTGGCCCAGGCATCCTCGTCACCTCCACCTCCGTGCTGCAAATAAAAGACAGGGTATTTTTTGTTTGATTCTCCATATCCAAAAGGTGTGTATACCGACATTCTTCGTTCTGCGCCAAAGGCTTTGGAAGGATACCAAACTTTTGACAGCATTCCTTTATGATCTTTGGCTTCCAGAAATTCATTGCTTTTTTCTCCGGGAACAATGAACATGTTTGATATTCTTTGTCCATCACGAACGACCTTCAGGTTATTAGGATCGAGCATTTGAATACCATCAACAGAAATGGTATAGGTATAGAAATCGGGCGTTACATCTTTAGCTGTATATTCCCACACGCCATCTTCGCCTTCCGTCATTTCCACGGGTGCAGGCAGCAACATTTTTCCCTGTGGAGTTTCCACTTCTTTTTTAGGAAGGAAATCCCCGTTCAGTTCCACTTTTATTGCTTTTGGTGCACAAAAACGAATGGTAACATTGTTACCGTCGATCTCCGGTGAAACCAATACAGGAGCTCCAAACTGAGCAAAAATACTTGTTGTAAAAATTAGTGTGATTATTGTTAAAACCGTTCTTTTCATATTTCTCTTTTTAGATTCATTTTGTTTTAAGACATGGCCATTCTGGCTTTCCGATCCGGATCGTTTTTAACTTCACAAACATCATTCAGAATCATCACTTCTCCGTTTTCAGATGTATACCGAGGCCATTCTGGTAAACCTCCGCCATTTGGATCTCCTGTATTCATAAATTGAATAAGTGATCCTGATACTTTTTCGGCAAGCGCCCTGGGACGTTTTCCGCCACCAGTGTGCGTATACATTACATCAGTATTATCGAACCAAAAACAAATGTCGAGGCAGTGGAAAGCTCTCATCCGGTTGTTAAACAATGGCGGTTGCCAACCAAACCACGCCATATAAACCGGTGCTTTTTGCTTCACTTTCGAGTCGGCAAGTGCAACATTTCCTCTTCGGCTTGCACTTACCAATGCCCAAATCTCAACCGGTCGTTTATCAGGAAATGCTTTTGCATAAGCCATAACAACCTCCTCTGCTTTATCGCCCAAACCGGCTTCAAAACCTGCCCGCACTTTTACCTGTTCAATCACCTCCACGAGCGTGATCTTTTCCAGCTCGGGATTAGTACGGCTTGGAGACATCTCTTCGGTAGTAGAACTAAAAATCATCGGAATATCTTCAATAAGAGAAGTGGTTTCAGGGAAAAAAGGTTCTTCCGGAATAACCTCGGTTCCAACTACAGGAACAAAACCTCCCATACCCATTTGAGCCCCCGTTTCCTCTGCAAATTTTGCCATGGCACGATTAGCAAGAGCATAGTATTCCCGCCACGGCATTTGCTGAAGTTTGTCTATTTCATTCTTTGTAATACCCGCTTCCCTCAAAATATATTCACCCACTTTCTCAGTGGTATCTTTTTCACCCCACAAACGGATAAAACCACTAAGCACAGCTGCTTTGTGGAACAATCCTTTCGCCTTTGGAGTTCCGGCAATGGCTTTCACTTTTCCGCCACCACCCGACTGCCCCATGATGGTTACATTGCCAGGATCTCCTCCGAAGTTTTCGATATTATCGCGCACCCATTCCAGAGCCGCAACCAAATCGAGAATTCCAACGTTGCCAGAGTTGGCAAATTTATCTCCCCCCACCCCGGCAAAATTCGAAAATCCCATGGGGCCCAATCGGTGATTGACAGAAACAAAAACAATATCGCCTTTCCTACTAATGTTTTCGCCATTGTAACCATCCTGCTCAATACCGTTTCCGGCCGTAAAACCGCCACCATGAAACCAAACCAGAACAGGTCTTTCTTTCCCATCAGCAATTTCGGGAGTAAAAACGTTCAAACGCAGGCAATCTTCACTTATATCATCGTAGTTCCAATGATCGACAAAAGCCGAATAAACATTGGAATATTGCCCTTCAATGTTTTGAGGAGTGGAATTCCCCCACCAAACCGCAGGAAGAACATCATCCCAGGGCTTCGGTTTTTGCGGAGGCATAAAACGGTTTTTACCCGATGTTGGCGCTCCGTATGGAATACCCAGAAAATAATTTATCCCTCGCAGAATGTATCCTTTTACTTTACCATATTCCGTATCGGCAAGCGCAATATTATCGCCAACAAAAAGAACCTGTTCATCATCCTCAATAGCCTGTCCTGACGGAGTTGACATAGCACTTTTTGGAAAAGCTGAAGAAATGCCTATTCCGGCAGTTCCTGCTCCCAATGTTTGGAAAAAATTTCTTCGGTTCGTTTTCATAATTTGGTTTATTTTCAGGTTTTTAGTTTATGATTGATTATTTGAAAAGAAGCTGAGAGAAATTACGTAGCGAATGCTTCCACACTTTCCACTCGTGTGTTCCTTCAAAGGTTTCGTAAGTCACTTTTAGGTTGTTTTCGTTGAACTGATCAACTACTTTTTGAGTGTATTCCACTCGCGGATCCTGTTTGCCACATGACAAATAAAACAAATCCAGTTCCTTATTAAAATCGGCTGATTTAGTCAGGATTCCGGGAGTTCGTTCTTCAGGATCGAAGACTACACCAGGAATTCCGCCAAAAATTCCTGAGCTGAAAGATCCTACCCAATCGAATTTATCCACATTTGCCAATCCGATATAATACGATTGTCCGCCCCCCATCGACAAGCCGGCCAGTGCTTTGTGTTTCGGGTCGGTGTAAACCGAGAATTCCTTTTCAATCAACGGAATCACATCGGTAAACAATTCATCGGCCATTATTTGAATACCCTCTGAACCGTAAGCTCCACCTTCGGTTTGTTTCTCCACGTTTCCGTTGGTCATAACCACAACCATGGGCACAATTTTGTTCTGTGCCAATAAATTATCCATAATGTTTGTTGTGCAGCCTTCAACATACCACGATGTTTCGTTGCCACCGCCACCGTGACGCAGGTAAAACACCGGATATTTTTTTGCTGAATTATAACCGGGAGGTGTGTACACATACACTTTACGGTTAATATTTTGCGTGGTTGAATAATATTTGAGAATATGAACAGCACCGTGTGGAACATCCTGTAACTCATCAAAACGAGGCGGATTACCTGGCACATTTACCAAGCTGAAATCGGGAGCCTGTCCCACCTGCATTTCAGGATTTGCGGGGTCGAGCACCTTTAAACCGTCAACAGAAAAAGCGTAGGTATACACTTCGGGCTCAACCGGCCCAACTGTAACGCTCCAAACGCCTTCAGCATCCTTTTCCATCGGGTAGGTCTTCATCATCATATTCACCGAAACTTCTTTTGCATTCGGAGCCTTTATCGAAAAAGTAATGCTCGAATCCTCATTCACCACCGGTGATTTAATTCGTGGCCCGAATTGGGCAAAAACATTCAAACTGATCAACAGAATGAAAGCAAAACTGAAGAATCGAAGAAGGTATTTATTGTTTGTCATTTTATTGGTTTTAAAGATTGTTAGTTCCTAAAAAATAAAAAAAGCACACCACGCATGATGTACTTTTTGTTGCCTTGTTTTACTTAAATAGTACAGGAGCAAAATTTTTAAGATCATTCCGCCATACCGGCCAGGTGTGGCCACCGGGCATTTCACTAAATTCGTAATCAATCCCGTTTTTATCGAATACCTTCAACATCTCTTTGCCATTTGTATACGCAATATCTTCAGGTCCTCCCTGTGTAAATTTCAGGAGTTTTACTGTTTTCGTTAAAGTAGGTGCAATCTCTTTAAGACGTTTGTCACCTGTTTCGTACATTTCCTTGTTGTTGGTAAACCAACCCGAGCTCATCACATTGATGTAAGCAAAAAAATCAGGGTGTGCCATAAACGACTCCATTACTTCCAATCCTCCCATTGAAAGCCCCGCCAGCGCACGATGATCAGCATCTGCGTACACCTTGTAATTTGCTTCGATGTATGGAATAATATCGTTTACAAAATCTTTAACGAACAGGTTTACATCAACACCTCCATCGGGCATTACCACGATCATTTCCCTACATTTTCCTTCGGCCAGCAGGTTATCCATAATAATGCCGGCGCGACCAACTCCGGGCCACGCCAATTCGCTGTCGCCACCACCGTGAATCAGATAAAACACAGGCAATTTATTGTTTTTGGCATTGTAACCCGGAGGTGTCCAAACCTGCATATTACGCATTGTTCCGGTAGTTTCGGAATAATACTGAATAGCAGAAACAGCACCATGAGGTACATCTTTTCGAATGGCAAAGAATTCCTTTTCTCCATTTGGTAATACATCAACCAGCGCTGATGTTTTGTAGGCATCCGGAGCTTTAGGGTCGTATACTTTCACTCCGTCGACCACAAAATTGTAACGATAGGTTCCTGCTTTCACATTCGGAACCGTTATTGTCCAAACACCGTTCTCTGCTTTTTCGCTTTTTAGGTCTGTTCCCCACGGAACAATATCGCCCCCCAAAGTCACTTTCTCTGCTTCGGGAGCATAAATCTGAAATTGAACATCGCCATTTTCCCTTACCTTTGTCGATTGCAGATTGTCGTTTGGAGTTGG
It contains:
- a CDS encoding carboxylesterase family protein, whose protein sequence is MKTNRRNFFQTLGAGTAGIGISSAFPKSAMSTPSGQAIEDDEQVLFVGDNIALADTEYGKVKGYILRGINYFLGIPYGAPTSGKNRFMPPQKPKPWDDVLPAVWWGNSTPQNIEGQYSNVYSAFVDHWNYDDISEDCLRLNVFTPEIADGKERPVLVWFHGGGFTAGNGIEQDGYNGENISRKGDIVFVSVNHRLGPMGFSNFAGVGGDKFANSGNVGILDLVAALEWVRDNIENFGGDPGNVTIMGQSGGGGKVKAIAGTPKAKGLFHKAAVLSGFIRLWGEKDTTEKVGEYILREAGITKNEIDKLQQMPWREYYALANRAMAKFAEETGAQMGMGGFVPVVGTEVIPEEPFFPETTSLIEDIPMIFSSTTEEMSPSRTNPELEKITLVEVIEQVKVRAGFEAGLGDKAEEVVMAYAKAFPDKRPVEIWALVSASRRGNVALADSKVKQKAPVYMAWFGWQPPLFNNRMRAFHCLDICFWFDNTDVMYTHTGGGKRPRALAEKVSGSLIQFMNTGDPNGGGLPEWPRYTSENGEVMILNDVCEVKNDPDRKARMAMS
- a CDS encoding carboxylesterase family protein, which gives rise to MKTNRRDFFQTMGAGAAGFGLATTLPLASCAAPSELASADDDEQILFIGDDIAIADTVYGKVKGFILRGITQFRGIPYGADTGGKNRFMPPQKPEPWNDIKPAVWWGNTAPQNTNNRYGNAYSSFTDHWNYDDVSEDCLKLNVWTPAIDTNKRPVLVWLHGGGYTVGNAIEQDGYMGENLSRKGDVVFVSINHRLGPIGFSDLSGVGGEKYKDSGNVGALDMVAALEWVQENIANFGGDPGNVTIMGQSGGGHKACIVAAMPAAAGLVHKAVSLSGAITQAMDQSYSQKLGEFILKEAGLKSSEIDKLQEMPWKDYILLANKANQRLTVEMGGNGIMPGEFSPVADGVNIPKGTFYSEANGVSSNIPMIICSTFHEWGMSRTMPEMEKITAKEAKEMLKERVGFGEGLGDKAPEVYDAYANVFPDAKPIEIMTLVASNRKGAVETATAKSNQQAPVYMAWFGWEPPLFDNRMRAFHCLDICFWLYNPDLMLTHTGGGARPRTLSEKMSDALLSFMKTGNPNCETLPEWPKFSVENGEVMILNDICEAKNDPDREARKLL
- a CDS encoding alpha/beta hydrolase-fold protein, with protein sequence MTNNKYLLRFFSFAFILLISLNVFAQFGPRIKSPVVNEDSSITFSIKAPNAKEVSVNMMMKTYPMEKDAEGVWSVTVGPVEPEVYTYAFSVDGLKVLDPANPEMQVGQAPDFSLVNVPGNPPRFDELQDVPHGAVHILKYYSTTQNINRKVYVYTPPGYNSAKKYPVFYLRHGGGGNETSWYVEGCTTNIMDNLLAQNKIVPMVVVMTNGNVEKQTEGGAYGSEGIQIMADELFTDVIPLIEKEFSVYTDPKHKALAGLSMGGGQSYYIGLANVDKFDWVGSFSSGIFGGIPGVVFDPEERTPGILTKSADFNKELDLFYLSCGKQDPRVEYTQKVVDQFNENNLKVTYETFEGTHEWKVWKHSLRNFSQLLFK
- a CDS encoding alpha/beta hydrolase-fold protein, whose amino-acid sequence is MNNLRIRLLLSFLAVFFTVATQAQMFNLTPTPNDNLQSTKVRENGDVQFQIYAPEAEKVTLGGDIVPWGTDLKSEKAENGVWTITVPNVKAGTYRYNFVVDGVKVYDPKAPDAYKTSALVDVLPNGEKEFFAIRKDVPHGAVSAIQYYSETTGTMRNMQVWTPPGYNAKNNKLPVFYLIHGGGDSELAWPGVGRAGIIMDNLLAEGKCREMIVVMPDGGVDVNLFVKDFVNDIIPYIEANYKVYADADHRALAGLSMGGLEVMESFMAHPDFFAYINVMSSGWFTNNKEMYETGDKRLKEIAPTLTKTVKLLKFTQGGPEDIAYTNGKEMLKVFDKNGIDYEFSEMPGGHTWPVWRNDLKNFAPVLFK
- a CDS encoding alpha/beta hydrolase-fold protein; its protein translation is MKRTVLTIITLIFTTSIFAQFGAPVLVSPEIDGNNVTIRFCAPKAIKVELNGDFLPKKEVETPQGKMLLPAPVEMTEGEDGVWEYTAKDVTPDFYTYTISVDGIQMLDPNNLKVVRDGQRISNMFIVPGEKSNEFLEAKDHKGMLSKVWYPSKAFGAERRMSVYTPFGYGESNKKYPVFYLQHGGGGDEDAWATLGRACQILDNLIAQRKAEPMIVVMPNADPNSLAAPDIMEPLPGPSIFSLGMESEELHSGGAYTKDLVEDIIPYIESHYKVIKKKEARAIAGLSMGGIYTLYTTARHPELFDYIGVLSMGFTPGRDAEAELTPIKNAGYKLYWVGCGESDMAWENAERLLKGLDEKDMEHTYFGKVGGHNWDTWRVCLKEMAPLLFK